Below is a window of Streptomyces spongiicola DNA.
TGCATTCTCAATCATTTGTTCAGGAATGCCACGATCGGAAATTTCCATCTCTATCTTGAATGAGAATCTCCCAACATCTCGCTAAGCCCCTTTCGGGCCTCCTGATCCGCCAATCTTACCGGTTCAGGAATTCTGTAGCGACTAGCTTCCAATACCAGCTCAATCGCGGAATTCAAAGAAATTCCACCACCAGTAGAAACATAGACGGGGCGAACGGCATTCGCGGTCCTCAGCTCGACCCCAACAATACCTGCAGAATCTGAAATTATTTGCACCGACCCTCGCTCCGTCGAAGTCTGCGACCTCTCTCGGTGAATTGGGTTCTTGGCAACGGCAACCACCGGACGCGCCAGACGTGCGGCCAAATGAACACCGAGTCCCATCCGCTCAGGGTGCATAAGCCCATGTCCGTCACACATCACGACGTCTCCGTCCCTCACAAGCCCACGCGCCACCCCTGCCGCCATCCCGGCCTCACGGGCTCCCAACTGTCCAAACTGATAGGACACTGGGGGCTTCCCATTCAGTCGACTACTCAGCACAGCCCCCCGCTCTTTACGATCCCAAGCAACTCCAGCGGCGACTGCAATCCCCTGACTATCGCAATAAGCAACATCGACGCCAATCACGCGCAAAACGGACTTCAGGTCAATCTCGGGAATACGCAAGGCGGCGGCGCGCACCTCCCGATCAGGCCACACAGCCCACCCATCAACCGAGTTTTCGGTCACTGCCGCCTCCAGAGATTCTCCGCCCATTGTCAAACGAGCTCATTTCGACCATTTCGCCGTTCGGTGAATATCGAATCATGACGCCATGGAGAACGCCACTTCGATAAAACGCTGACA
It encodes the following:
- a CDS encoding endonuclease V, producing MGGESLEAAVTENSVDGWAVWPDREVRAAALRIPEIDLKSVLRVIGVDVAYCDSQGIAVAAGVAWDRKERGAVLSSRLNGKPPVSYQFGQLGAREAGMAAGVARGLVRDGDVVMCDGHGLMHPERMGLGVHLAARLARPVVAVAKNPIHRERSQTSTERGSVQIISDSAGIVGVELRTANAVRPVYVSTGGGISLNSAIELVLEASRYRIPEPVRLADQEARKGLSEMLGDSHSR